From a single Mangifera indica cultivar Alphonso chromosome 19, CATAS_Mindica_2.1, whole genome shotgun sequence genomic region:
- the LOC123203340 gene encoding nuclear speckle RNA-binding protein B-like: MDSLDFPVSKSPRRELQGPRPAPLKVSKDSHKIRKPPVPQPQQQQHQNQQQHQHHHQAQPRPPVIIYTVSPKVIHTKPSDFMTLVQRLTGSSSTLTSSAAAAAACTSSSSSICDPFNDTCDAISPAARYASIEKAAKTPDKMNEANNIGGLVEGIEMDYNIERSSFFPGILSPGPTSLPMISPNFFSLPSDPNSFSNIFHDLSPVPHGNKNFLEGSFMPSPSSFLSPHITSPTPSIDLFNNFVDF; the protein is encoded by the coding sequence ATGGATTCCTTGGATTTCCCTGTCAGCAAATCTCCTCGGAGGGAGCTTCAGGGTCCTCGTCCAGCTCCGTTAAAAGTTAGTAAAGACTCCCACAAGATCAGGAAACCACCAGTGCCGCAGCCGCAACAACAACAGCATCAAAaccaacaacaacatcaacaccACCACCAAGCACAGCCCAGGCCTCCGGTAATAATCTACACTGTTTCACCGAAGGTGATTCACACAAAACCTAGTGACTTTATGACTCTGGTTCAACGCCTTACCGGCTCTTCTTCTACTTTAACTTCTTCTGCTGCAGCGGCCGCCGCCTgtacatcttcttcttcatcgaTATGCGATCCGTTTAACGACACCTGCGATGCAATTTCGCCGGCTGCAAGATACGCCAGCATAGAAAAAGCGGCGAAGACGCCGGATAAGATGAATGAAGCTAATAACATTGGCGGTTTAGTAGAAGGGATTGAAATGGATTATAACATCGAAAGATCAAGTTTTTTTCCAGGGATTTTATCTCCAGGACCCACTTCACTCCCCATGATATCACCGAACTTCTTTTCGCTACCGTCTGATCCAAACTCGTTCAGCAATATCTTTCATGATTTGAGTCCAGTGCCTCACGGCAACAAGAATTTCCTGGAGGGCAGTTTCATGCCAAGTCCTTCAAGCTTTCTTTCACCTCACATAACATCTCCAACTCCGTCGATAGACCTCTTCAACAATTTCGTTGATTTTTAG
- the LOC123202990 gene encoding uncharacterized protein LOC123202990 isoform X1 produces the protein MFTPPKYKLITHSLHQRKMLTEVPHAILGENNYTSWAVCMKNYLTGKGLWQLVDGSEPKPNQASDPGALKTWEKHNAKALHAIQISCSSVMLSYIIMETTAKAAWDRLASIHRWHDHMVASQAEHPPGKQGTSEDAKIPYMAIYNAAVEGAKGRIEEFFRLYPDAMRARISPDGGTALHTAALHRHDDLVKLLVRSMRQEDLELLTTRGATALHIAATGKSAEMAKAMVEKNNKLLRLKDVDGHIPVCIAALYGDKHMLKYLYSETSAGELNPETSNSGATLLSISISVENYSFALILLERFPKLAITRDVKGRICLNVLAQKRLSFPSGSQLSRWQRWIYKRLPDETGVTNLYDEGSTNYNGGTLIDIEADSDEPGKGSFIANLALRWKKRLKEAAYQLPGINYIYQLKLKHHQATQILSCICKELAKLNSTQHLQSLVMPSMFQATESGNLEFVTEMIRFDPALLWSRTELGGIFHSAVAQRQEKIWNLIYETEDKRDVASIEDNFDNNILHIAGMLASVSSVTKIPGPAMQMQRELQWFKEVEKLVRPMLREQQNREGKTPRALFSEQHKALANEGKKWMKDTAASCLLVATLIDTVMFEAAIHIPGGSKQSGDPFLEGTYYFQIYATSDAISFTSATVSILMFLSILTSRYAEEDFLQSLPRKLAIGLMSLFMSIVTMMVTFGCTLFINLRERVEEGFPFFPPMIIIVALPTTFFALLHLRLFTEVMKSTFGAPLFNPHPHKKLLKKASLVPKLSNLHLESFPSS, from the exons ATGTTTACTCCTCCAAAGTACAAGTTAATCACTCACTCCTTACACCAGAG AAAAATGCTTACTGAAGTGCCGCATGCAATTCTGGGAGAAAACAATTACACAAGCTGGGCGGTATGTATGAAAAACTACTTGACAGGGAAAGGTCTGTGGCAGCTTGTTGATGGCAGTGAGCCTAAACCAAACCAAGCTAGTGACCCTGGCGCGCTCAAGACATGGGAAAAACATAATGCAAAGGCCTTACATGCCATTCAAATTTCTTGTTCCTCAGTAATGTTATCCTACATCATCATGGAGACCACCGCAAAAGCCGCTTGGGATCGTTTGGCCTCCATTCATCGTTGGCATGATCACATGGTTGCCTCCCAAGCTGAACACCCACCGGGTAAACAAG GCACTTCCGAAGATGCCAAAATTCCCTATATGGCTATATACAATGCTGCTGTAGAGGGAGCCAAGGGAAGAATCGAAGAGTTTTTTAGACTTTACCCAGATGCAATGAGAGCTCGAATATCACCAGACGGCGGAACGGCTCTCCATACTGCTGCTTTGCACAGGCACGACGACCTTGTCAAATTGCTAGTGCGATCTATGCGTCAAGAGGACTTGGAACTACTAACAACTCGTGGCGCAACAGCGCTTCACATTGCAGCAACGGGGAAGTCGGCTGAGATGGCGAAGGCCATGGTCGAAAAGAACAACAAGTTATTGCGTTTAAAAGATGTTGATGGTCATATCCCAGTTTGCATTGCTGCTCTTTATGGTGATAAACACATGCTCAAGTATTTGTACTCGGAGACTTCTGCCGGGGAACTAAATCCTGAAACGAGCAACAGTGGCGCCACACTTCTGTCCATTTCGATCAGTGTAGAGAATTACA GTTTTGCCTTGATACTGCTTGAACGTTTTCCGAAATTAGCCATTACCAGGGATGTGAAGGGGAGAATTTGTTTGAATGTGTTGGCCCAGAAACGTTTATCATTTCCGAGCGGGAGTCAGCTTTCAAGATGGCAAAGATGGATATATAAAC GCCTCCCTGATGAAACTGGAGTAACTAATCTTTATGATGAAGGCAGCACAAATTACAATGGTGGAACATTAATAGATATTGAAGCAGATAGCGATGAGCCTGGAAAGGGTTCTTTCATTGCCAATTTAG CTCTACGTTGGAAGAAAAGACTTAAGGAGGCTGCATATCAGCTACCGG GAATCAATTACATATATCAACTCAAACTGAAACATCATCAAGCCACACAGATACTCAGCTGTATATGCAAAGAGCTTGCGAAGTTGAATTCTACCCAACATTTGCAATCTCTAGTGATGCCTTCGATGTTTCAAGCCACTGAATCTGGGAATCTTGAGTTTGTCACTGAGATGATTAGATTCGATCCTGCTTTACTATGGTCCCGTACAGAATTGGGTGGCATATTCCATTCAGCAGTTGCACAACGCCAAGAGAAAATATGGAACCTCATATATGAGACAGAAGATAAGAGAGACGTCGCATCTATAGAAGACAATTTCGATAATAACATATTGCATATTGCAGGAATGCTGGCATCTGTCTCTAGTGTCACCAAAATCCCTGGTCCGGCTATGCAAATGCAGAGGGAACTGCAATGGTTTAAG GAAGTAGAGAAATTAGTGCGGCCCATGTTGAGAGAACAGCAAAACAGAGAAGGGAAAACACCACGAGCATTGTTCAGTGAGCAACACAAGGCCCTGGCGAATGAAGGCAAAAAGTGGATGAAAGACACGGCCGCATCCTGTCTCCTGGTAGCAACTCTCATAGATACGGTTATGTTTGAAGCTGCAATTCATATTCCAGGAGGAAGTAAACAATCGGGAGATCCATTTTTAGAAGGCACATATTACTTCCAAATATATGCAACATCTGATGCAATATCTTTCACCTCTGCAACCGTCTCCATCTTAATGTTCCTGAGCATACTTACTTCGCGCTATGCTGAAGAAGATTTCCTGCAGTCATTGCCGAGAAAATTGGCAATTGGTTTGATGTCCCTTTTCATGTCCATTGTGACCATGATGGTAACTTTTGGCTGCACTCTCTTCATTAACTTGAGAGAACGTGTGGAAGAAGGTTTCCCATTTTTTCCACCCATGATTATCATTGTTGCTCTGCCGACAACATTTTTTGCTCTATTGCATCTTCGTCTCTTCACTGAGGTAATGAAATCCACATTCGGAGCTCCCCTTTTCAATCCCCATCCTCATAAGAAGCTTTTGAAGAAAGCAAGTTTGGTTCCCAAACTCTCCAACTTACACCTTGAAAGTTTCCCATCTTCCTGA
- the LOC123202990 gene encoding uncharacterized protein LOC123202990 isoform X2 — MAIYNAAVEGAKGRIEEFFRLYPDAMRARISPDGGTALHTAALHRHDDLVKLLVRSMRQEDLELLTTRGATALHIAATGKSAEMAKAMVEKNNKLLRLKDVDGHIPVCIAALYGDKHMLKYLYSETSAGELNPETSNSGATLLSISISVENYSFALILLERFPKLAITRDVKGRICLNVLAQKRLSFPSGSQLSRWQRWIYKRLPDETGVTNLYDEGSTNYNGGTLIDIEADSDEPGKGSFIANLALRWKKRLKEAAYQLPGINYIYQLKLKHHQATQILSCICKELAKLNSTQHLQSLVMPSMFQATESGNLEFVTEMIRFDPALLWSRTELGGIFHSAVAQRQEKIWNLIYETEDKRDVASIEDNFDNNILHIAGMLASVSSVTKIPGPAMQMQRELQWFKEVEKLVRPMLREQQNREGKTPRALFSEQHKALANEGKKWMKDTAASCLLVATLIDTVMFEAAIHIPGGSKQSGDPFLEGTYYFQIYATSDAISFTSATVSILMFLSILTSRYAEEDFLQSLPRKLAIGLMSLFMSIVTMMVTFGCTLFINLRERVEEGFPFFPPMIIIVALPTTFFALLHLRLFTEVMKSTFGAPLFNPHPHKKLLKKASLVPKLSNLHLESFPSS; from the exons ATGGCTATATACAATGCTGCTGTAGAGGGAGCCAAGGGAAGAATCGAAGAGTTTTTTAGACTTTACCCAGATGCAATGAGAGCTCGAATATCACCAGACGGCGGAACGGCTCTCCATACTGCTGCTTTGCACAGGCACGACGACCTTGTCAAATTGCTAGTGCGATCTATGCGTCAAGAGGACTTGGAACTACTAACAACTCGTGGCGCAACAGCGCTTCACATTGCAGCAACGGGGAAGTCGGCTGAGATGGCGAAGGCCATGGTCGAAAAGAACAACAAGTTATTGCGTTTAAAAGATGTTGATGGTCATATCCCAGTTTGCATTGCTGCTCTTTATGGTGATAAACACATGCTCAAGTATTTGTACTCGGAGACTTCTGCCGGGGAACTAAATCCTGAAACGAGCAACAGTGGCGCCACACTTCTGTCCATTTCGATCAGTGTAGAGAATTACA GTTTTGCCTTGATACTGCTTGAACGTTTTCCGAAATTAGCCATTACCAGGGATGTGAAGGGGAGAATTTGTTTGAATGTGTTGGCCCAGAAACGTTTATCATTTCCGAGCGGGAGTCAGCTTTCAAGATGGCAAAGATGGATATATAAAC GCCTCCCTGATGAAACTGGAGTAACTAATCTTTATGATGAAGGCAGCACAAATTACAATGGTGGAACATTAATAGATATTGAAGCAGATAGCGATGAGCCTGGAAAGGGTTCTTTCATTGCCAATTTAG CTCTACGTTGGAAGAAAAGACTTAAGGAGGCTGCATATCAGCTACCGG GAATCAATTACATATATCAACTCAAACTGAAACATCATCAAGCCACACAGATACTCAGCTGTATATGCAAAGAGCTTGCGAAGTTGAATTCTACCCAACATTTGCAATCTCTAGTGATGCCTTCGATGTTTCAAGCCACTGAATCTGGGAATCTTGAGTTTGTCACTGAGATGATTAGATTCGATCCTGCTTTACTATGGTCCCGTACAGAATTGGGTGGCATATTCCATTCAGCAGTTGCACAACGCCAAGAGAAAATATGGAACCTCATATATGAGACAGAAGATAAGAGAGACGTCGCATCTATAGAAGACAATTTCGATAATAACATATTGCATATTGCAGGAATGCTGGCATCTGTCTCTAGTGTCACCAAAATCCCTGGTCCGGCTATGCAAATGCAGAGGGAACTGCAATGGTTTAAG GAAGTAGAGAAATTAGTGCGGCCCATGTTGAGAGAACAGCAAAACAGAGAAGGGAAAACACCACGAGCATTGTTCAGTGAGCAACACAAGGCCCTGGCGAATGAAGGCAAAAAGTGGATGAAAGACACGGCCGCATCCTGTCTCCTGGTAGCAACTCTCATAGATACGGTTATGTTTGAAGCTGCAATTCATATTCCAGGAGGAAGTAAACAATCGGGAGATCCATTTTTAGAAGGCACATATTACTTCCAAATATATGCAACATCTGATGCAATATCTTTCACCTCTGCAACCGTCTCCATCTTAATGTTCCTGAGCATACTTACTTCGCGCTATGCTGAAGAAGATTTCCTGCAGTCATTGCCGAGAAAATTGGCAATTGGTTTGATGTCCCTTTTCATGTCCATTGTGACCATGATGGTAACTTTTGGCTGCACTCTCTTCATTAACTTGAGAGAACGTGTGGAAGAAGGTTTCCCATTTTTTCCACCCATGATTATCATTGTTGCTCTGCCGACAACATTTTTTGCTCTATTGCATCTTCGTCTCTTCACTGAGGTAATGAAATCCACATTCGGAGCTCCCCTTTTCAATCCCCATCCTCATAAGAAGCTTTTGAAGAAAGCAAGTTTGGTTCCCAAACTCTCCAACTTACACCTTGAAAGTTTCCCATCTTCCTGA
- the LOC123202985 gene encoding dof zinc finger protein DOF1.2-like, which produces MFTGAAAGNTHHQIMQCPQMPLPPIERRCKSTPEIAPNCPRCASSNTKFCYYNNYSLSQPRYFCKGCRRYWTKGGSLRNVPVGGGCRKNRRAKSASRLSERVSTNYSKSFSGFDDNTNEQIKGCSSDGDSAGQASGADIDMAAVFAKFLNDRSSNSDNFPEEFVSQEFDNVSNSFAPDSIQNDPILEEFNGILVGEKQQQCQNFLEMSDVNNANAALELQTLLDDEVVQDFSWQSVFQLQEFDSFAANHDQLLASSNPMNDNWSNSFDFPAGFEVYSRP; this is translated from the coding sequence aTGTTCACAGGAGCTGCCGCCGGTAATACTCATCACCAAATCATGCAATGCCCTCAAATGCCATTGCCACCGATTGAAAGGAGATGTAAAAGTACACCTGAGATTGCGCCTAATTGTCCTCGTTGTGCCTCTTCGAATACTAAGTTTTGCTACTACAACAACTACAGCTTGTCGCAGCCGAGGTATTTCTGCAAAGGCTGTAGACGGTACTGGACAAAAGGGGGTTCCCTCAGAAATGTGCCTGTGGGCGGTGGCTGCCGCAAGAATCGTCGAGCCAAGTCCGCTTCCAGACTCAGTGAACGCGTTTCTACGAATTATAGTAAGAGTTTCAGTGGCTTTGATGATAACACGAACGAGCAAATTAAGGGTTGTTCTTCTGATGGGGATTCCGCTGGACAAGCCAGTGGGGCTGATATTGACATGGCCGCCGTTTTCGCTAAGTTTCTGAACGACCGTTCGAGCAATTCAGATAATTTTCCTGAAGAGTTCGTTTCTCAGGAATTTGACAATGTCTCCAATTCTTTCGCTCCGGATAGTATCCAAAACGATCCGATTCTCGAAGAATTCAATGGAATTCTGGTAGGAGAGAAGCAACAGCAATGTCAAAATTTCCTGGAAATGAGTGACGTGAATAATGCTAATGCTGCACTCGAATTGCAAACTTTGTTGGATGATGAAGTTGTTCAGGATTTTTCATGGCAATCTGTGTTCCAGTTGCAAGAATTCGATTCATTTGCGGCCAACCACGATCAGTTATTGGCTTCTTCAAATCCAATGAACGATAATTGGAGCAACTCCTTCGATTTCCCAGCCGGGTTTGAAGTCTACTCAAGACCATGA
- the LOC123202789 gene encoding LRR receptor-like serine/threonine-protein kinase RGI2, producing MPSNAVIIFLLFLSISFFPATSALNQEGLSLLSWLSSFESYSSTNFFTSWNPTHQTPCNWDYIKCSSDGFVSEITITSIHIPTKFPSQLLSFSHLTTLVLSNVNLTGEIPTEIGNLSSLINLDISFNALTGKIPSEIGKLAALQLLSLNSNILHGEIPKEIGNCSKLRQLELFDNQLSGKIPDEIGELWDLQIIRAGGNAGIHGEIPEKISNCRELVLLGLADTGISGQIPTSIGKLKNLKTLSVYTANITGYIPAEIGNCSALEDLFLYGNQISGKIPEELGLLKNLKRLLLWQNNLLGSIPGSLGNCSSLTVIDVSLNSLSGEVPVSLSNLIALEELLLSVNNISGVIPTFFGNFSSLKQLELDNNNFFGEIPTTIGQLKELSLFYAWQNQLHGSIPNELAKCEKLQALDLSHNFLTGSVPSSLFNLKNLSQLLLISNRFSGEIPRNIGSCTGLIRLRFGSNNLSGHIPSEIGRLHRLSFLELAENQFMGDIPPEIGNCTQLELVDLHKNKLQGKIPTSFEFLVGLNVLDLSMNRIGGTIPEILGKLTSLNKLIISENNIAGLIPKSLGLCKDMQLLDLSSNKITGSIPEELGRLQELDILLNLSWNDLTGPIPESFINLSKLANLDLSNNMLSGSLKILGSLDNLVSLNVSNNNFSGLLPSTKLFHDLPASAFSGNKELCINRTQCHINDNLHGKKSTKNVVICAFLSVTVTMLIIIFGVMVFIRFFGDKSKGNDEEENNLEWDFTPFQKLNFSVNDIVTKLSDTNVVGKGCSGVVYRLETPTKQVIAVKKLWPLKNGELQERDLFSAEVQTLGSIRHKNIVRLLGCCNNGRTRLLLFDYISNGSLAGLLHEKKVFLDWDARFKILLGAAHGLAYLHHDCIPPIVHRDIKANNILVGQQFEAYLADFGLAKLVGSSENSRVSNIVAGSYGYIAPEYGYSLKITEKSDVYSYGVVLLELITGKEPTDKQIPDDAHIITWINKELREKKNDFTTILDQQLLLRSGTQIQEMLQVLGVALLCVNSCPEERPTMNNVAAMLKEIRHGNNEDIEKSNSLGRVVSKPKAAVHCSSFSRSSEPLIRSPPS from the exons ATGCCAAGCAATGCagtcataatttttcttttgtttcttagcATCTCTTTTTTTCCGGCCACCTCTGCCTTGAACCAAGAGGGTCTCTCTCTACTTTCATGGCTTTCATCTTTTGAGTCTTATTCTTCAACTAATTTTTTCACTTCTTGGAATCCAACACACCAAACTCCATGTAACTGGGACTACATCAAATGTTCCAGTGACGGTTTTGTTTCAGAAATCACTATAACTTCTATTCACATTCCTACAAAATTCCCCTCTCAGCTTCTCTCTTTTAGTCATCTCACCACTCTAGTACTTTCAAATGTGAACCTCACCGGAGAAATTCCCACTGAAATTGGAAATTTGTCTTCATTGATCAACTTGGACATTAGCTTCAATGCTTTGACAGGGAAGATTCCATCTGAAATAGGAAAGTTAGCTGCGTTGCAGTTACTGTCACTTAATTCGAATATCTTACATGGTGAGATACCGAAAGAAATCGGAAACTGTTCGAAGCTTCGACAGCTTGAGCTGTTTGATAACCAACTCTCAGGAAAGATTCCAGATGAAATAGGAGAGTTGTGGGATCTACAAATTATCCGGGCAGGTGGTAATGCAGGAATTCATGGTGAAATTCcagaaaaaatatcaaactgCAGGGAGCTAGTGCTTCTTGGTCTTGCTGATACAGGGATTTCAGGACAGATTCCAACTAGTATTGGGAAGCTGAAGAATCTGAAGACTCTTTCAGTCTACACTGCCAACATCACTGGTTACATCCCAGCAGAAATTGGCAACTGCTCAGCTTTAGAGGACTTGTTTCTCTATGGAAATCAAATTTCTGGGAAGATTCCTGAAGAATTGGgtttattgaaaaatctaaaaaggtTGTTATTATGGCAGAATAATCTGCTTGGGAGCATTCCTGGAAGTTTGGGGAATTGTTCTAGTTTAACAGTTATTGATGtctctttgaattctctaaGTGGTGAAGTTCCAGTGtctctttcaaatttaattgcATTGGAGGAGCTTCTTCTGtctgtgaacaatatttctGGAGTGATACCAacattttttggtaatttttcaAGTCTAAAGCAACTGGAATTGGataacaacaatttttttggtgAGATTCCAACCACTATTGGGCAGTTAAAGGAGCTTTCACTGTTCTATGCCTGGCAGAATCAGCTACATGGAAGCATACCAAATGAACTAGCCAAGTGTGAGAAACTTCAAGCATTGGATCTTTCACACAATTTCCTTACTGGGTCAGTTCCGAGTTCTCTTTTCAATCTCAAGAACTTAAGTCAGTTGTTGTTGATCTCAAACAGATTTTCAGGTGAAATTCCACGCAATATTGGAAGCTGCACTGGCCTGATCCGGCTAAGATTTGGATCAAACAACCTCTCTGGTCATATTCCGTCAGAAATAGGGCGTTTACATAGACTGAGCTTTCTTGAGTTGGCAGAAAATCAATTCATGGGAGACATTCCTCCTGAAATTGGTAACTGCACTCAACTAGAGCTGGTAGATttgcataaaaataaacttcaaGGAAAAATCCCAACATCTTTCGAATTCCTTGTTGGTCTTAATGTTTTAGACCTCTCAATGAACAGAATAGGAGGCACAATTCCTGAAATTTTGGGCAAGCTGACATCATTAAACAAACTAATAATCAGTGAAAACAACATTGCTGGTTTGATTCCAAAGTCACTAGGACTCTGTAAGGATATGCAGCTGTTGGATTTGAGCAGCAATAAAATCACAGGTTCCATCCCTGAAGAGCTTGGTCGCTTACAAGAGCTTGATATCCTCTTGAATTTGAGTTGGAATGATTTAACAGGCCCCATTCCAGAAAGCTTTATAAACCTTTCAAAGCTTGCCAACTTAGACCTCTCCAACAACATGCTATCTGGAAGCTTGAAAATTCTGGGTAGTCTTGACAACCTTGTTTCACTGAATGtctcaaacaataatttttcagGTCTCCTTCCCAGTACTAAGCTCTTTCACGACCTTCCGGCTTCAGCATTTTCTGGGAATAAAGAGCTCTGCATTAATAGAACTCAGTGTCACATAAATGACAATCTTCATGGAAAGAAATCCACCAAAAATGTTGTCATCTGTGCTTTTCTCAGTGTAACAGTTACTATGCTGATTATAATCTTTGGAGTTATGGTATTTATCAGATTTTTTGGAGACAAATCTAAAGggaatgatgaagaagaaaataatttggAGTGGGATTTTACCCCATTTCAAAAGCTTAATTTCTCTGTAAATGATATTGTGACAAAGCTATCGGATACAAATGTCGTTGGCAAGGGTTGTTCCGGGGTGGTTTATCGTCTTGAGACTCCGACAAAACAGGTTATTGCAGTGAAGAAGCTATGGCCATTGAAAAATGGTGAGCTGCAAGAGAGAGACTTGTTTTCTGCAGAAGTCCAGACACTCGGATCAATAAGGCATAAAAACATAGTCAGGCTTCTGGGGTGTTGCAACAATGGAAGAACTAGATTGCTCTTGTTTGATTACATCAGTAATGGGAGCTTGGCTGGATTGCTCCATGAGAAGAAGGTTTTCTTGGATTGGGATGCAAGGTTCAAGATTTTACTGGGAGCAGCTCATGGTTTAGCATATCTTCACCATGATTGCATCCCTCCAATAGTTCACCGCGACATCAAGGCCAACAACATCTTGGTTGGACAGCAATTCGAAGCATATCTTGCAGATTTTGGACTTGCTAAGCTTGTTGGTTCTTCAGAAAATTCAAGAGTTTCCAACATAGTTGCAGGGTCCTATGGCTACATTGCTCCTG AATATGGCTACAGCTTGAAGATCACAGAAAAGAGTGATGTGTATAGCTATGGAGTGGTTCTTCTAGAGCTCATAACTGGAAAGGAACCAACTGATAAGCAAATTCCAGATGATGCCCACATTATTACTTGGATCAACAAGGAActtagagaaaagaaaaatgatttcaCAACAATTCTTGACCAGCAACTGCTACTGAGATCGGGTACACAAATTCAAGAAATGCTTCAAGTTCTAGGGGTGGCTCTCCTTTGTGTAAACTCTTGCCCCGAGGAACGGCCAACAATGAACAATGTAGCAGCAATGCTCAAGGAGATCAGACATGGAAATAATGAAGATATAGAAAAGTCAAATTCTCTTGGAAGAGTAGTGTCCAAACCAAAAGCAGCAGTTCACTGTTCTAGTTTTTCCAGATCATCGGAACCTCTAATTAGATCACCGCCATCCTAA